A region from the Drosophila ananassae strain 14024-0371.13 chromosome 2L, ASM1763931v2, whole genome shotgun sequence genome encodes:
- the LOC6500866 gene encoding uncharacterized protein LOC6500866 isoform X2 — protein MDVSASTSFESNNGTPDKKGHSFIGDSTLYDSALDHQLSTTVYKSCNVDSKRSSDLSEQQLDNMFHKQRQLIRTLSQVLPTTDDYNLCMRWMDTLRHCTPSEKYARYRLVQEMEHQLSRHGHLGEPFTNPDNLDCELEDLLDACSEGTCEISEADSRTLNVNRDLKVEHTYLRREVNIYRLKVAALQIETNHQENQITELIDEVCQKTNGFNSIRGNIMASAHKSLKSQTAETFPHRLLSQIFESFTGDDHFTGHFAGLDYQLKCIVEKICADNYESQRKSTEESVKEKVKALKQKLIQKYDKQLEKQAQNQQADALAMKKRCFEMLKKYLLENFQDADCKPEFIKQLKTLYEKEILKL, from the exons ATGGATGTATCCGCCTCCACGTCGTTTGAGTCGAACAACGGCACGCCGGACAAGAAGGGCCACTCCTTCATCGGCGACAGTACTCTTTACGACAGTGCCCTGGACCACCAGTTGTCCACGACAGTCTACAAATCGTGTAATG TAGATTCAAAACGATCGAGTGATCTGTCGGAGCAGCAGCTCGACAATATGTTTCACAAGCAACGGCAACTGATTCGAACTCTGTCGCAAGTGCTGCCAACCACAGACGATTATAACCTGTGCATGCGTTGGATGGACACATTGCGTCACTGCACTCCCTCAGAGAAGTATGCCAGGTATCGATTGGTCCAGGAAATGGAGCACCAACTCTCCCGACACGGCCATCTGGGCGAGCCATTCACGAACCCAGATAACTTGGATTGTGAGCTGGAAGATTTGTTGGACGCGTGTAGTGAGGGCACCTGCGAAATATCAGAAGCCGATTCCAGGACTCTAAATGTCAACCGCGATCTCAAGGTGGAGCACACATATCTGCGGCGAGAAGTGAACATTTACCGCCTCAAAGTGGCAGCCCTGCAAATAGAAACCAATCACCAGGAGAATCAAATCACCGAACTTATCGACGAAGTGTGTCAAAAGACCAACGGGTTTAACAGTATTAGGGGAAATATTATGGCCTCGGCGCACAAGAGTCTTAAGTCGCAAACAGCGGAAACTTTTCCCCATCGCCTCTTGTCGCAAATCTTTGAATCCTTTACGGGGGATGACCATTTCACAGGACACTTTGCGGGCTTAGACTACCAGTTGAAGTGTATAGTGGAAAAGATCTGTGCTGATAACTACGAGAGTCAGAGGAAATCTACCGAGGAATCTGTCAAGGAAAAGGTTAAGGCTTTGAAACAAAAGCTAATTCAGAAGTACGATAAGCAACTGGAGAAGCAAGCCCAGAACCAACAAGCGGATGCTCTGGCCATGAAGAAGAGGTGCTTTGAAATGTTAAAGAAATATTTGCTTGAGAACTTCCAAGATGCAGACTGCAAGCCGGAATTCATAAAGCAACTGAAAACGCTCTATGAAAAGGAGATCTTGAAATTATAA
- the LOC6500866 gene encoding uncharacterized protein LOC6500866 isoform X3, which translates to MDVSASTSFESNNGTPDKKGHSFIGDSTLYDSALDHQLSTTVYKSCNDSKRSSDLSEQQLDNMFHKQRQLIRTLSQVLPTTDDYNLCMRWMDTLRHCTPSEKYARYRLVQEMEHQLSRHGHLGEPFTNPDNLDCELEDLLDACSEGTCEISEADSRTLNVNRDLKVEHTYLRREVNIYRLKVAALQIETNHQENQITELIDEVCQKTNGFNSIRGNIMASAHKSLKSQTAETFPHRLLSQIFESFTGDDHFTGHFAGLDYQLKCIVEKICADNYESQRKSTEESVKEKVKALKQKLIQKYDKQLEKQAQNQQADALAMKKRCFEMLKKYLLENFQDADCKPEFIKQLKTLYEKEILKL; encoded by the exons ATGGATGTATCCGCCTCCACGTCGTTTGAGTCGAACAACGGCACGCCGGACAAGAAGGGCCACTCCTTCATCGGCGACAGTACTCTTTACGACAGTGCCCTGGACCACCAGTTGTCCACGACAGTCTACAAATCGTGTAATG ATTCAAAACGATCGAGTGATCTGTCGGAGCAGCAGCTCGACAATATGTTTCACAAGCAACGGCAACTGATTCGAACTCTGTCGCAAGTGCTGCCAACCACAGACGATTATAACCTGTGCATGCGTTGGATGGACACATTGCGTCACTGCACTCCCTCAGAGAAGTATGCCAGGTATCGATTGGTCCAGGAAATGGAGCACCAACTCTCCCGACACGGCCATCTGGGCGAGCCATTCACGAACCCAGATAACTTGGATTGTGAGCTGGAAGATTTGTTGGACGCGTGTAGTGAGGGCACCTGCGAAATATCAGAAGCCGATTCCAGGACTCTAAATGTCAACCGCGATCTCAAGGTGGAGCACACATATCTGCGGCGAGAAGTGAACATTTACCGCCTCAAAGTGGCAGCCCTGCAAATAGAAACCAATCACCAGGAGAATCAAATCACCGAACTTATCGACGAAGTGTGTCAAAAGACCAACGGGTTTAACAGTATTAGGGGAAATATTATGGCCTCGGCGCACAAGAGTCTTAAGTCGCAAACAGCGGAAACTTTTCCCCATCGCCTCTTGTCGCAAATCTTTGAATCCTTTACGGGGGATGACCATTTCACAGGACACTTTGCGGGCTTAGACTACCAGTTGAAGTGTATAGTGGAAAAGATCTGTGCTGATAACTACGAGAGTCAGAGGAAATCTACCGAGGAATCTGTCAAGGAAAAGGTTAAGGCTTTGAAACAAAAGCTAATTCAGAAGTACGATAAGCAACTGGAGAAGCAAGCCCAGAACCAACAAGCGGATGCTCTGGCCATGAAGAAGAGGTGCTTTGAAATGTTAAAGAAATATTTGCTTGAGAACTTCCAAGATGCAGACTGCAAGCCGGAATTCATAAAGCAACTGAAAACGCTCTATGAAAAGGAGATCTTGAAATTATAA
- the LOC6500866 gene encoding traB domain-containing protein isoform X1, translated as MDVSASTSFESNNGTPDKKGHSFIGDSTLYDSALDHQLSTTVYKSCNESLSNDQSQNPLPLPSTNPSSKIIASELGSEAGAFKAFGSPSPAQTPAINASMLLIQSESTDTNTSQEEVDPKSQLANKTIFKTDNPNLSIIEINDNSIKEQDLETEVLLVEGDSVKNLLKKSPSKSPDPANDKRRRKTESLLQTSKQKLDISIAEASALADGDAEKGELLPVSVPAIDQPQTKREIKIYDTIEEFEQNLPSTVTLLNTPFGSKVYLVGTAHFSEESQDDVSYVIRNVRPDVVMVELCPSRIHILKLDEKTLLEEAKSINIPKIRGILQTHGYINGIFFILLLQMSAQIAKDLGMAPGGEFRRAFEEIHKLPGCILHLGDRPIRITLYRALRALSVWQTMKLVWRLTFTDSISIEEVEECKQSDLLEKLMQEMAGEFPAFSDVFVRERDLFLCHSLQLASLPQAAPGAQQIRPVRVVGVVGIGHANGIAKMWGTVDPKKIPGILEIPPASMGQRVCKYTLKYGLIGLGCYGLFRFFRPRLTRFF; from the exons ATGGATGTATCCGCCTCCACGTCGTTTGAGTCGAACAACGGCACGCCGGACAAGAAGGGCCACTCCTTCATCGGCGACAGTACTCTTTACGACAGTGCCCTGGACCACCAGTTGTCCACGACAGTCTACAAATCGTGTAATG AGAGTCTTAGCAACGATCAGAGCCAAAATCCGCTACCGCTACCCTCCACAAATCCATCAAGCAAAATAATTGCTTCGGAATTGGGCAGCGAGGCGGGCGCCTTCAAGGCATTCGGAAGCCCGTCACCGGCACAGACGCCGGCCATAAATGCCAGTATGCTGCTCATTCAGTCCGAGAGCACCGACACAAACACCTCCCAAGAAGAGGTCGATCCAAAGTCTCAGCTGGCCAACAAGACAATATTCAAGACGGATAACCCCAACCTGTCAATTATAGAAATAAACGATAACTCCATTAAGGAGCAGGACCTCGAAACGGAGGTGTTGCTGGTGGAGGGCGATAGTGTCAAGAACCTGTTGAAGAAGTCGCCAAGCAAATCACCGGATCCCGCCAACGACAAGCGTCGCCGCAAGACCGAATCCCTTCTGCAGACCAGCAAGCAGAAGCTGGACATATCCATAGCCGAGGCATCCGCCTTGGCGGATGGAGATGCCGAAAAGGGTGAGTTGCTGCCGGTGTCGGTGCCGGCCATCGACCAGCCACAGACCAAGCGGGAAATCAAAATCTACGATACCATTGAGGAGTTCGAACAGAACCTGCCCTCGACGGTAACGCTCTTAAATACGCCCTTCGGTAGCAAGGTCTATCTTGTGGGCACGGCGCACTTTAGTGAAGAGTCACAGGATGACGTCTCCTAT GTCATACGCAATGTCCGTCCAGATGTGGTCATGGTTGAGCTGTGTCCATCGCGTATACATATTCTCAAGCTGGATGAAAAGACTCTGCTGGAGGAAGCTAAAAGCATAAATATACCCAAg ATTCGCGGAATACTGCAGACCCATGGCTATATTAATGGCATCTTCTTTATCCTTTTGCTGCAAATGAGCGCCCAGATTGCCAAGGATCTGGGCATGGCACCTGGCGGAGAGTTCCGACGCGCCTTTGAGGAAATTCACAAGCTTCCTGGATGCATACTGCATTTGGGCGATCGACCCATTCGCATAACCCTATACAGAGCCCTTCGAGCTTTATCCGTGTGGCAGACCATGAAGCTGGTGTGGCGCCTTACCTTCACGGACAGCATCAGCATCGAGGAGGTAGAGGAGTGCAAGCAGAGCGATCTGTTGGAGAAGCTAATGCAGGAGATGGCTGGCGAGTTTCCGGCCTTTTCGGACGTTTTTGTGCGCGAACGCGACTTATTTTTGTGCCACTCGCTGCAGCTGGCCTCCTTGCCGCAAGCGGCGCCCGGAGCTCAGCAGATCCGGCCAGTGCGCGTTGTTGGAGTTGTGGGCATCGGACACGCCAATGGCATTGCGAAAATGTGGGGAACAGTGGACCCAAAGAAGATACCCGGCATTCTCGAAATCCCCCCAGCCAGCATGGGCCAGCGCGTCTGCAAATACACGCTGAAATATGGTCTAATCGGTCTGGGATGCTACGGATTATTCCGCTTCTTTCGGCCGCGGTTGACACGCTTCTTCTAG